A stretch of Henckelia pumila isolate YLH828 chromosome 4, ASM3356847v2, whole genome shotgun sequence DNA encodes these proteins:
- the LOC140862872 gene encoding uncharacterized protein isoform X3, with translation MNGVLRSSAAAVFPLQMKRSVSAIITPPPPLSSAQSSFFVIFSFFKPLSFSIAPAAEPVSQSESTVGEISFQLFTLLSQPNWQKHPSLRRLIPVISPSLFSSFLSQHPHLNPHTALGFFNILSRAPTFKPNVQTYSSLLRILIRSRNFGVAEKTRMLMIKSCETSEEAGLALCVLREMNSCDGDFRFKLSVRCYNTLLMMLARFLMIDDIKCVYGQMLDDKMSPNIYTFNTLINAFCKLGDVSKAELYLNKILQAGLRPDTHTYTSFILGHCRRKDVDAGRTIFVTMPQKGCQRNEVSYNNLMHGLCEAGRVDEAMALFMEMEADNCKANVRTYTILIDALCGLDRRLEALNLFQEMKEKGCEPNVHTYTVIIDGTCKEGKLDEAQGILNAMLDRSLAPSVVTYNALINGYCKKGMVDAALKIFDMMKAKNCSPNVRTYNELISGFCEIRKVHKAMALLTKMQEQNLSPDIVTFNLLVYGQCKDGDLDCAFHLLRIMEEKTVVADQITFGTLIDALCEKGRVDKAYEIFDSLKGKGIKANKFIYTALIDGYCNLENVDFALTLFEEMLTEGCLPNLAAYNALIHGLCKVKRLPEAAQFMQRMSDEGMEPSIVTYTVLIDQMLKDLAFEQAYKVLNQMIALGHKPDICIYTSFLLAYCNQGKLKEAEDVMVEMKKEGVLPDLMAYTVLIDGYGRSGSLNLAFDTFVSMVTAGSQTL, from the exons ATGAATGGCGTCCTCCGCTCCTCCGCCGCCGCCGTATTCCCCCTCCAGATGAAACGATCGGTATCCGCCATTATtacgccgccgccgccgctcTCCTCAGCTCAATCTTCCTTTTTTGTCATCTTTTCATTCTTCAAACCCCTATCATTCTCTATCGCACCCGCAGCCGAACCCGTTTCCCAATCAGAATCAACTGTCGGTGAAATCTCATTTCAATTGTTTACTCTACTCTCCCAACCCAATTGGCAAAAGCATCCTTCTCTCAGGAGATTAATCCCGGTGATATCCCCTTCACTCTTCTCCTCATTCCTCTCTCAGCATCCTCATCTCAATCCTCATACTGCCCTCGGATTCTTCAATATTCTCTCCCGTGCTCCCACTTTTAAGCCAAATGTGCAGACGTATTCATCTCTGTTACGCATTTTGATACGGAGTAGGAATTTTGGGGTCGCGGAGAAGACGAGGATGCTGATGATTAAGTCCTGTGAGACTTCCGAGGAAGCGGGACTGGCATTGTGTGTTTTGCGGGAGATGAATAGTTGCGATGGTGATTTTAGATTTAAGCTCAGTGTGAGGTGCTATAACACGCTCTTGATGATGCTGGCGAGGTTTCTTATGATCGATGACATTAAATGTGTTTATGGGCAGATGTTGGATGATAAGATGTCTCCGAATATTTATACTTTTAATACGTTGATTAATGCGTTTTGTAAATTGGGTGATGTGAGTAAAGCTGAGTTGTATCTGAATAAGATTCTGCAGGCGGGGTTGAGACCAGATACACATACGTACACGTCGTTTATTTTAGGACATTGTAGGAGAAAGGATGTTGATGCTGGAAGAACGATTTTCGTGACAATGCCACAAAAGGGTTGTCAGAGAAATGAAGTTTCTTATAATAACTTGATGCATGGTTTGTGCGAAGCAGGAAGAGTGGATGAGGCAATGGCCCTATTCATGGAAATGGAGGCTGATAATTGTAAGGCGAATGTCCGAACCTACACAATTCTTATTGATGCTTTGTGTGGTTTGGATAGGAGGTTGGAGGCTTTGAACTTGTTTCAGGAGATGAAGGAAAAGGGTTGTGAGCCTAATGTTCACACTTATACAGTTATTATTGATGGTACTTGTAAAGAAGGTAAGCTGGATGAAGCACAAGGAATATTGAATGCTATGTTAGATAGGAGTTTGGCTCCAAGCGTAGTGACTTATAATGCATTGATCAATGGGTATTGTAAAAAAGGGATGGTTGATGCTGCTCTTAAGATATTTGACATGATGAAGGCAAAAAATTGTAGTCCGAATGTGCGGACTTATAATGAGTTAATATCTGGATTCTGTGAGATTAGAAAGGTGCACAAGGCAATGGCACTTCTCACTAAGATGCAAGAGCAGAATCTGTCTCCAGATATAGTCACTTTTAACCTTTTAGTATATGGACAATGTAAGGATGGTGATCTAGATTGCGCTTTTCACCTGCTTAGGATAATGGAAGAGAAAACTGTTGTTGCCGATCAGATAACTTTTGGTACTCTTATTGATGCTTTATGTGAAAAAGGAAGGGTTGACAAGGcttatgaaatatttgattctcTCAAAGGTAAAGGAATAAAggctaataaatttatatacacTGCTTTGATCGATGGTTACTGCAATTTGGAGAATGTTGATTTTGCCTTAACTTTGTTTGAAGAAATGCTCACCGAGGGTTGCCTTCCAAACTTGGCTGCTTACAATGCACTGATTCATGGGTTGTGCAAAGTGAAAAGACTACCTGAAGCTGCACAATTTATGCAAAGGATGTCGGATGAAGGCATGGAACCCTCGATTGTTACTTACACTGTtctcattgatcaaatgcttaaAGATTTGGCATTTGAACAAGCGTATAAGGTTTTAAATCAAATGATTGCTCTGGGGCACAAACCTGATATCTGTATATACACTTCATTCCTTCTTGCTTATTGCAACCAAGGAAAGTTGAAAGAAGCAGAAGATGTAATGGTTGAAATGAAAAAAGAAGGTGTCCTACCTGATTTGATGGCTTACACGGTGTTAATTGATGGATATGGACGTTCAGGATCCCTAAATCTTGCTTTTGATACCTTTGTATCTATGGTTACTGCTGG CTCTCAAACTCTTTAA
- the LOC140862872 gene encoding uncharacterized protein isoform X1: MNGVLRSSAAAVFPLQMKRSVSAIITPPPPLSSAQSSFFVIFSFFKPLSFSIAPAAEPVSQSESTVGEISFQLFTLLSQPNWQKHPSLRRLIPVISPSLFSSFLSQHPHLNPHTALGFFNILSRAPTFKPNVQTYSSLLRILIRSRNFGVAEKTRMLMIKSCETSEEAGLALCVLREMNSCDGDFRFKLSVRCYNTLLMMLARFLMIDDIKCVYGQMLDDKMSPNIYTFNTLINAFCKLGDVSKAELYLNKILQAGLRPDTHTYTSFILGHCRRKDVDAGRTIFVTMPQKGCQRNEVSYNNLMHGLCEAGRVDEAMALFMEMEADNCKANVRTYTILIDALCGLDRRLEALNLFQEMKEKGCEPNVHTYTVIIDGTCKEGKLDEAQGILNAMLDRSLAPSVVTYNALINGYCKKGMVDAALKIFDMMKAKNCSPNVRTYNELISGFCEIRKVHKAMALLTKMQEQNLSPDIVTFNLLVYGQCKDGDLDCAFHLLRIMEEKTVVADQITFGTLIDALCEKGRVDKAYEIFDSLKGKGIKANKFIYTALIDGYCNLENVDFALTLFEEMLTEGCLPNLAAYNALIHGLCKVKRLPEAAQFMQRMSDEGMEPSIVTYTVLIDQMLKDLAFEQAYKVLNQMIALGHKPDICIYTSFLLAYCNQGKLKEAEDVMVEMKKEGVLPDLMAYTVLIDGYGRSGSLNLAFDTFVSMVTAGYEPSNYTYSVLIKHLLLAKQINENDSGIKLHLKMDSSSINIVDVWKIMEYDTALKLFKEMNEHGCMPNITTYDALITGLCGEGRIEEAWRLVAHMKQCGISPNEVIYNTLLSCCCKLKLYEEALDVVETMHKHEFLPHLEPYKLLICGLYEKGNDEKAKSIFSGLLHCGYNYDEVAWKVLIDGLLKRGFLDRSFELFDVMEKNGCQVNPQTCTMIMDGLMVRRDGP; encoded by the coding sequence ATGAATGGCGTCCTCCGCTCCTCCGCCGCCGCCGTATTCCCCCTCCAGATGAAACGATCGGTATCCGCCATTATtacgccgccgccgccgctcTCCTCAGCTCAATCTTCCTTTTTTGTCATCTTTTCATTCTTCAAACCCCTATCATTCTCTATCGCACCCGCAGCCGAACCCGTTTCCCAATCAGAATCAACTGTCGGTGAAATCTCATTTCAATTGTTTACTCTACTCTCCCAACCCAATTGGCAAAAGCATCCTTCTCTCAGGAGATTAATCCCGGTGATATCCCCTTCACTCTTCTCCTCATTCCTCTCTCAGCATCCTCATCTCAATCCTCATACTGCCCTCGGATTCTTCAATATTCTCTCCCGTGCTCCCACTTTTAAGCCAAATGTGCAGACGTATTCATCTCTGTTACGCATTTTGATACGGAGTAGGAATTTTGGGGTCGCGGAGAAGACGAGGATGCTGATGATTAAGTCCTGTGAGACTTCCGAGGAAGCGGGACTGGCATTGTGTGTTTTGCGGGAGATGAATAGTTGCGATGGTGATTTTAGATTTAAGCTCAGTGTGAGGTGCTATAACACGCTCTTGATGATGCTGGCGAGGTTTCTTATGATCGATGACATTAAATGTGTTTATGGGCAGATGTTGGATGATAAGATGTCTCCGAATATTTATACTTTTAATACGTTGATTAATGCGTTTTGTAAATTGGGTGATGTGAGTAAAGCTGAGTTGTATCTGAATAAGATTCTGCAGGCGGGGTTGAGACCAGATACACATACGTACACGTCGTTTATTTTAGGACATTGTAGGAGAAAGGATGTTGATGCTGGAAGAACGATTTTCGTGACAATGCCACAAAAGGGTTGTCAGAGAAATGAAGTTTCTTATAATAACTTGATGCATGGTTTGTGCGAAGCAGGAAGAGTGGATGAGGCAATGGCCCTATTCATGGAAATGGAGGCTGATAATTGTAAGGCGAATGTCCGAACCTACACAATTCTTATTGATGCTTTGTGTGGTTTGGATAGGAGGTTGGAGGCTTTGAACTTGTTTCAGGAGATGAAGGAAAAGGGTTGTGAGCCTAATGTTCACACTTATACAGTTATTATTGATGGTACTTGTAAAGAAGGTAAGCTGGATGAAGCACAAGGAATATTGAATGCTATGTTAGATAGGAGTTTGGCTCCAAGCGTAGTGACTTATAATGCATTGATCAATGGGTATTGTAAAAAAGGGATGGTTGATGCTGCTCTTAAGATATTTGACATGATGAAGGCAAAAAATTGTAGTCCGAATGTGCGGACTTATAATGAGTTAATATCTGGATTCTGTGAGATTAGAAAGGTGCACAAGGCAATGGCACTTCTCACTAAGATGCAAGAGCAGAATCTGTCTCCAGATATAGTCACTTTTAACCTTTTAGTATATGGACAATGTAAGGATGGTGATCTAGATTGCGCTTTTCACCTGCTTAGGATAATGGAAGAGAAAACTGTTGTTGCCGATCAGATAACTTTTGGTACTCTTATTGATGCTTTATGTGAAAAAGGAAGGGTTGACAAGGcttatgaaatatttgattctcTCAAAGGTAAAGGAATAAAggctaataaatttatatacacTGCTTTGATCGATGGTTACTGCAATTTGGAGAATGTTGATTTTGCCTTAACTTTGTTTGAAGAAATGCTCACCGAGGGTTGCCTTCCAAACTTGGCTGCTTACAATGCACTGATTCATGGGTTGTGCAAAGTGAAAAGACTACCTGAAGCTGCACAATTTATGCAAAGGATGTCGGATGAAGGCATGGAACCCTCGATTGTTACTTACACTGTtctcattgatcaaatgcttaaAGATTTGGCATTTGAACAAGCGTATAAGGTTTTAAATCAAATGATTGCTCTGGGGCACAAACCTGATATCTGTATATACACTTCATTCCTTCTTGCTTATTGCAACCAAGGAAAGTTGAAAGAAGCAGAAGATGTAATGGTTGAAATGAAAAAAGAAGGTGTCCTACCTGATTTGATGGCTTACACGGTGTTAATTGATGGATATGGACGTTCAGGATCCCTAAATCTTGCTTTTGATACCTTTGTATCTATGGTTACTGCTGGGTATGAACCATCTAATTATACATATTCTGTTTTAATAAAACATCTCTTGCTTGCAAAACAAATCAATGAAAATGACAGTGGAATAAAGCTTCATCTGAAAATGGATAGCAGCTCTATCAATATTGTTGATGTGTGGAAAATTATGGAATATGATACAGCTCTCAAACTCTTTAAGGAGATGAATGAGCATGGATGCATGCCAAATATAACCACTTACGATGCACTCATCACTGGACTTTGCGGAGAAGGGCGCATCGAGGAAGCCTGGAGGTTGGTTGCTCATATGAAACAATGTGGAATCTCTCCAAATGAAGTCATATACAACACACTACTAAGCTGTTGCTGCAAATTGAAACTGTATGAGGAAGCTCTAGATGTAGTTGAGACCATGCACAAGCATGAATTTTTACCTCATTTAGAGCCCTATAAGTTACTTATTTGTGGTTTATATGAAAAGGGAAATGATGAGAAAGCTAAATCAATCTTCTCCGGGTTGCTTCACTGTGGTTACAATTATGATGAAGTGGCTTGGAAGGTTTTAATT
- the LOC140862872 gene encoding uncharacterized protein isoform X2, whose amino-acid sequence MNGVLRSSAAAVFPLQMKRSVSAIITPPPPLSSAQSSFFVIFSFFKPLSFSIAPAAEPVSQSESTVGEISFQLFTLLSQPNWQKHPSLRRLIPVISPSLFSSFLSQHPHLNPHTALGFFNILSRAPTFKPNVQTYSSLLRILIRSRNFGVAEKTRMLMIKSCETSEEAGLALCVLREMNSCDGDFRFKLSVRCYNTLLMMLARFLMIDDIKCVYGQMLDDKMSPNIYTFNTLINAFCKLGDVSKAELYLNKILQAGLRPDTHTYTSFILGHCRRKDVDAGRTIFVTMPQKGCQRNEVSYNNLMHGLCEAGRVDEAMALFMEMEADNCKANVRTYTILIDALCGLDRRLEALNLFQEMKEKGCEPNVHTYTVIIDGTCKEGKLDEAQGILNAMLDRSLAPSVVTYNALINGYCKKGMVDAALKIFDMMKAKNCSPNVRTYNELISGFCEIRKVHKAMALLTKMQEQNLSPDIVTFNLLVYGQCKDGDLDCAFHLLRIMEEKTVVADQITFGTLIDALCEKGRVDKAYEIFDSLKEMLTEGCLPNLAAYNALIHGLCKVKRLPEAAQFMQRMSDEGMEPSIVTYTVLIDQMLKDLAFEQAYKVLNQMIALGHKPDICIYTSFLLAYCNQGKLKEAEDVMVEMKKEGVLPDLMAYTVLIDGYGRSGSLNLAFDTFVSMVTAGYEPSNYTYSVLIKHLLLAKQINENDSGIKLHLKMDSSSINIVDVWKIMEYDTALKLFKEMNEHGCMPNITTYDALITGLCGEGRIEEAWRLVAHMKQCGISPNEVIYNTLLSCCCKLKLYEEALDVVETMHKHEFLPHLEPYKLLICGLYEKGNDEKAKSIFSGLLHCGYNYDEVAWKVLIDGLLKRGFLDRSFELFDVMEKNGCQVNPQTCTMIMDGLMVRRDGP is encoded by the exons ATGAATGGCGTCCTCCGCTCCTCCGCCGCCGCCGTATTCCCCCTCCAGATGAAACGATCGGTATCCGCCATTATtacgccgccgccgccgctcTCCTCAGCTCAATCTTCCTTTTTTGTCATCTTTTCATTCTTCAAACCCCTATCATTCTCTATCGCACCCGCAGCCGAACCCGTTTCCCAATCAGAATCAACTGTCGGTGAAATCTCATTTCAATTGTTTACTCTACTCTCCCAACCCAATTGGCAAAAGCATCCTTCTCTCAGGAGATTAATCCCGGTGATATCCCCTTCACTCTTCTCCTCATTCCTCTCTCAGCATCCTCATCTCAATCCTCATACTGCCCTCGGATTCTTCAATATTCTCTCCCGTGCTCCCACTTTTAAGCCAAATGTGCAGACGTATTCATCTCTGTTACGCATTTTGATACGGAGTAGGAATTTTGGGGTCGCGGAGAAGACGAGGATGCTGATGATTAAGTCCTGTGAGACTTCCGAGGAAGCGGGACTGGCATTGTGTGTTTTGCGGGAGATGAATAGTTGCGATGGTGATTTTAGATTTAAGCTCAGTGTGAGGTGCTATAACACGCTCTTGATGATGCTGGCGAGGTTTCTTATGATCGATGACATTAAATGTGTTTATGGGCAGATGTTGGATGATAAGATGTCTCCGAATATTTATACTTTTAATACGTTGATTAATGCGTTTTGTAAATTGGGTGATGTGAGTAAAGCTGAGTTGTATCTGAATAAGATTCTGCAGGCGGGGTTGAGACCAGATACACATACGTACACGTCGTTTATTTTAGGACATTGTAGGAGAAAGGATGTTGATGCTGGAAGAACGATTTTCGTGACAATGCCACAAAAGGGTTGTCAGAGAAATGAAGTTTCTTATAATAACTTGATGCATGGTTTGTGCGAAGCAGGAAGAGTGGATGAGGCAATGGCCCTATTCATGGAAATGGAGGCTGATAATTGTAAGGCGAATGTCCGAACCTACACAATTCTTATTGATGCTTTGTGTGGTTTGGATAGGAGGTTGGAGGCTTTGAACTTGTTTCAGGAGATGAAGGAAAAGGGTTGTGAGCCTAATGTTCACACTTATACAGTTATTATTGATGGTACTTGTAAAGAAGGTAAGCTGGATGAAGCACAAGGAATATTGAATGCTATGTTAGATAGGAGTTTGGCTCCAAGCGTAGTGACTTATAATGCATTGATCAATGGGTATTGTAAAAAAGGGATGGTTGATGCTGCTCTTAAGATATTTGACATGATGAAGGCAAAAAATTGTAGTCCGAATGTGCGGACTTATAATGAGTTAATATCTGGATTCTGTGAGATTAGAAAGGTGCACAAGGCAATGGCACTTCTCACTAAGATGCAAGAGCAGAATCTGTCTCCAGATATAGTCACTTTTAACCTTTTAGTATATGGACAATGTAAGGATGGTGATCTAGATTGCGCTTTTCACCTGCTTAGGATAATGGAAGAGAAAACTGTTGTTGCCGATCAGATAACTTTTGGTACTCTTATTGATGCTTTATGTGAAAAAGGAAGGGTTGACAAGGcttatgaaatatttgattctcTCAAAG AAATGCTCACCGAGGGTTGCCTTCCAAACTTGGCTGCTTACAATGCACTGATTCATGGGTTGTGCAAAGTGAAAAGACTACCTGAAGCTGCACAATTTATGCAAAGGATGTCGGATGAAGGCATGGAACCCTCGATTGTTACTTACACTGTtctcattgatcaaatgcttaaAGATTTGGCATTTGAACAAGCGTATAAGGTTTTAAATCAAATGATTGCTCTGGGGCACAAACCTGATATCTGTATATACACTTCATTCCTTCTTGCTTATTGCAACCAAGGAAAGTTGAAAGAAGCAGAAGATGTAATGGTTGAAATGAAAAAAGAAGGTGTCCTACCTGATTTGATGGCTTACACGGTGTTAATTGATGGATATGGACGTTCAGGATCCCTAAATCTTGCTTTTGATACCTTTGTATCTATGGTTACTGCTGGGTATGAACCATCTAATTATACATATTCTGTTTTAATAAAACATCTCTTGCTTGCAAAACAAATCAATGAAAATGACAGTGGAATAAAGCTTCATCTGAAAATGGATAGCAGCTCTATCAATATTGTTGATGTGTGGAAAATTATGGAATATGATACAGCTCTCAAACTCTTTAAGGAGATGAATGAGCATGGATGCATGCCAAATATAACCACTTACGATGCACTCATCACTGGACTTTGCGGAGAAGGGCGCATCGAGGAAGCCTGGAGGTTGGTTGCTCATATGAAACAATGTGGAATCTCTCCAAATGAAGTCATATACAACACACTACTAAGCTGTTGCTGCAAATTGAAACTGTATGAGGAAGCTCTAGATGTAGTTGAGACCATGCACAAGCATGAATTTTTACCTCATTTAGAGCCCTATAAGTTACTTATTTGTGGTTTATATGAAAAGGGAAATGATGAGAAAGCTAAATCAATCTTCTCCGGGTTGCTTCACTGTGGTTACAATTATGATGAAGTGGCTTGGAAGGTTTTAATT